From the Streptomyces sp. KMM 9044 genome, one window contains:
- a CDS encoding CAP domain-containing protein yields MGRHRRSAAGRAATGRAATGVTQHDDLHDGGHGPLGAHAEDAPTMGIAPYLNPEAYAETAARSEAYLFATENASEGGHSGNFTQGGFSAGAAHRENHQGYGHRNDRFSARPDRSRFADTAAADTAVFASDGLRRGDLPQSGSPDDGFTPGESDRHAGGRRRKKKAATPVRTGLLGVSAAVALGTVAVATGVVPGLDNYKLGGDRTPGDSVEAAGTPTNAPGGLGGTSDSLESPSRDAGESASRDADRAASPAPSPSDSSDEKEKKTPESKAPAEAESAEEKEKEKEKEKPSTTPSEEVSEKTTAAERRTAPQPEKEAPSSPVTVSEEAAAGAQVLRLVNQERAKVGCSPVAANSALTGLATAFSKDMADRGFFDHTDPDGDTPWDRASAAGISDLGGENIARGQATAAAAMEAWMNSPGHKANILNCDFKTLGVGVHFGSGGPWWTQNFGY; encoded by the coding sequence ATGGGACGCCACCGACGCTCCGCCGCCGGCCGCGCCGCCACGGGCCGCGCCGCCACGGGGGTCACTCAGCACGACGACCTGCACGACGGAGGCCACGGCCCGCTGGGTGCTCACGCCGAAGACGCTCCGACCATGGGCATCGCCCCCTATCTGAACCCGGAGGCGTACGCCGAGACGGCTGCGAGGAGCGAGGCATACCTCTTCGCGACGGAGAACGCTTCCGAAGGCGGCCACTCGGGGAACTTCACTCAGGGCGGCTTCTCCGCAGGTGCCGCCCACCGGGAGAACCACCAGGGGTACGGCCACCGGAACGACCGCTTCTCCGCGCGCCCGGACCGCTCCAGGTTCGCTGACACGGCCGCCGCCGACACGGCCGTCTTCGCGAGTGACGGCCTCCGGCGCGGGGACCTCCCGCAGAGCGGCTCCCCGGACGACGGCTTCACGCCCGGCGAGAGCGACCGGCACGCGGGGGGACGACGCCGGAAGAAGAAGGCCGCGACCCCGGTCCGCACCGGTCTGCTCGGGGTGTCCGCCGCGGTGGCCCTCGGCACGGTCGCGGTGGCCACGGGCGTGGTGCCCGGCCTCGACAACTACAAACTGGGGGGCGACCGCACCCCCGGCGACAGCGTGGAGGCCGCGGGCACCCCGACCAACGCGCCCGGCGGACTGGGTGGCACCTCGGACAGTCTCGAGAGCCCGAGCCGCGACGCCGGCGAATCCGCGAGCCGCGACGCCGACCGCGCCGCCTCCCCCGCACCCTCACCGTCGGACTCCTCGGACGAGAAGGAGAAGAAGACTCCGGAGAGCAAGGCGCCCGCCGAAGCGGAATCGGCGGAGGAGAAGGAGAAGGAGAAGGAGAAGGAGAAGCCTTCGACGACACCGAGCGAGGAGGTGTCCGAGAAGACGACGGCTGCGGAGCGCAGGACCGCTCCGCAGCCGGAGAAGGAGGCGCCCAGCAGCCCGGTGACCGTCTCCGAGGAGGCCGCCGCCGGAGCCCAGGTGCTCCGGCTGGTCAACCAGGAGCGGGCCAAGGTGGGCTGCAGCCCGGTGGCCGCGAACAGCGCGCTGACCGGTCTGGCCACGGCGTTCAGCAAGGACATGGCCGACCGCGGCTTCTTCGACCACACCGACCCCGACGGCGACACACCGTGGGACCGGGCGTCGGCGGCCGGGATATCCGACCTCGGCGGCGAGAACATCGCCCGCGGCCAGGCCACCGCCGCGGCGGCCATGGAAGCCTGGATGAACAGCCCCGGCCACAAGGCGAACATCCTGAACTGCGACTTCAAGACGCTGGGCGTGGGCGTGCACTTCGGCTCCGGCGGCCCGTGGTGGACCCAGAACTTCGGCTACTAG
- a CDS encoding winged helix-turn-helix transcriptional regulator, with product MTTTRPHPEDSAEQRLPYDVFAKGCPSRGTLEHVTGRWGALTLGALCGGSLRFNELRRRVDGVSEKMLSQTLHALERDGLVHREAQPTNPPRVDYELTPLGHEVARRVLSLIHFLEGRMDDVLQAHERYDETRGAR from the coding sequence ATGACCACCACGCGGCCCCACCCGGAGGACTCGGCGGAGCAGCGGCTCCCCTACGACGTGTTCGCCAAGGGGTGTCCGTCGCGCGGCACGCTGGAGCATGTGACGGGACGCTGGGGCGCGCTGACGCTCGGGGCACTGTGCGGGGGATCGCTGCGCTTCAACGAGTTGCGCCGCCGCGTCGACGGCGTGAGCGAGAAGATGCTCTCCCAGACGCTGCACGCGCTGGAGCGCGACGGCCTGGTGCACCGTGAGGCCCAGCCCACCAACCCGCCCCGGGTGGACTACGAACTCACCCCGCTGGGCCACGAGGTGGCACGGCGGGTGCTGTCCCTCATCCATTTCCTGGAGGGCAGGATGGACGACGTGCTCCAGGCCCACGAGCGCTACGACGAGACGCGCGGGGCCCGCTGA
- the mutM gene encoding bifunctional DNA-formamidopyrimidine glycosylase/DNA-(apurinic or apyrimidinic site) lyase, giving the protein MPELPEVEVVRRGLERWVAHRTVAEAEVLHPRAVRRHLAGADDFAHRLKGHRVGVPSRRGKYLWLPLEDADQSVLAHLGMSGQLLVQPHTAADEKHLRVRVRFADDLDTELRFVDQRTFGGLSLHGNTPDGLPDVIAHIARDPLDPLFDDEAFHRALRRKRTTIKRALLDQSLISGVGNIYADEALWRAHVHYEHPTETFTRPRSQLLLAHVRDVMNAALAAGGTSFDSLYVNVNGESGYFDRSLDAYGREGLPCRRCGTPMRRRPWMNRSSCFCPKCQRAPRVSS; this is encoded by the coding sequence ATGCCCGAGCTGCCCGAGGTCGAGGTCGTACGGCGCGGACTGGAGCGGTGGGTCGCCCACCGGACCGTCGCCGAGGCCGAGGTGCTGCACCCGCGCGCGGTGCGCCGCCACCTCGCCGGCGCCGACGACTTCGCGCACCGGCTGAAGGGCCACCGCGTCGGTGTTCCCAGCCGCCGCGGGAAGTACCTGTGGCTGCCCCTCGAGGACGCGGACCAGTCGGTCCTGGCCCACCTCGGAATGAGCGGCCAGCTGCTGGTCCAGCCGCACACCGCCGCTGACGAGAAGCACCTGCGTGTCCGCGTCCGCTTCGCCGACGACCTGGACACCGAGCTCCGCTTCGTCGACCAGCGCACCTTCGGCGGGCTCTCACTGCACGGCAACACCCCCGACGGGCTGCCCGACGTCATCGCGCACATCGCCCGCGACCCGCTCGACCCGCTCTTCGACGACGAGGCCTTCCACCGGGCGCTGCGCCGCAAGCGCACCACGATCAAGCGGGCCCTGCTCGACCAGTCCCTGATCAGCGGAGTGGGCAACATCTACGCGGACGAGGCGCTGTGGCGGGCCCACGTCCACTACGAGCACCCCACGGAGACCTTCACCCGCCCACGCTCCCAGCTCCTCCTGGCCCATGTCCGGGACGTGATGAACGCCGCTCTCGCGGCGGGCGGCACCAGCTTCGACAGCCTGTACGTCAACGTCAACGGCGAGTCGGGCTACTTCGACCGCTCCCTGGACGCCTACGGCCGGGAGGGCCTGCCCTGCCGCCGCTGCGGTACGCCGATGCGCCGACGGCCCTGGATGAACCGGTCCAGCTGCTTCTGCCCGAAATGTCAGCGGGCCCCGCGCGTCTCGTCGTAG
- the rnc gene encoding ribonuclease III, with amino-acid sequence MRGTVSTPKKQSPRVSGSGPADSNQASSHTLLEGRLGYRLESALLVRALTHRSYAYENGGLPTNERLEFLGDSVLGLVVTDTLYRTHPDLPEGQLAKLRAAVVNSRALAEVGRGLDLGSFIRLGRGEEGTGGRDKASILADTLEAVIGAVYLDRGLDSAAELVHRLFDPLIEKSSNLGAGLDWKTSLQELTATEGLGVPEYLVTETGPDHEKIFTAAARVGGVSYGTGTGRSKKEAEQQAAESAWRSIRAATNERAEAAACAEAAGPAVEASAGAGTETFAEPAADTSAASA; translated from the coding sequence GTGAGAGGCACTGTGTCCACGCCCAAGAAGCAGTCGCCCCGTGTGAGCGGGAGCGGACCGGCGGACAGCAACCAGGCCTCGTCCCACACGCTTCTGGAAGGGCGGCTCGGCTACCGGCTCGAGTCCGCCCTTCTGGTGCGTGCGCTGACCCACCGTTCCTACGCGTACGAGAACGGCGGTCTGCCGACGAACGAGCGGCTGGAGTTCCTCGGGGACTCCGTGCTCGGCCTCGTCGTCACGGACACGCTGTACCGCACCCACCCCGACCTGCCCGAAGGCCAGCTGGCCAAGCTGCGGGCCGCGGTGGTCAACTCGCGTGCGCTGGCGGAGGTGGGCCGCGGGCTCGACCTCGGTTCCTTCATCCGGCTCGGCCGCGGTGAAGAGGGCACGGGTGGCCGGGACAAGGCGTCCATCCTCGCCGACACCCTCGAAGCGGTGATCGGCGCGGTCTATCTCGACCGGGGGCTCGACTCGGCGGCGGAGCTGGTGCACCGCCTGTTCGACCCGCTGATCGAGAAGTCCTCCAACCTCGGTGCCGGCCTGGACTGGAAGACCAGTCTCCAGGAGCTCACCGCGACCGAAGGACTCGGTGTGCCCGAGTACCTGGTCACGGAGACCGGTCCCGACCACGAGAAGATCTTCACTGCTGCCGCCCGCGTCGGAGGCGTCTCGTACGGCACCGGCACCGGCCGCAGCAAGAAGGAGGCGGAGCAGCAGGCCGCCGAGTCCGCCTGGCGGTCCATCCGGGCCGCGACGAACGAGCGCGCCGAAGCGGCTGCCTGCGCCGAAGCGGCCGGTCCGGCCGTCGAGGCGAGCGCGGGGGCAGGCACGGAGACGTTCGCCGAGCCTGCCGCCGACACGTCGGCGGCCTCCGCCTGA
- the rpmF gene encoding 50S ribosomal protein L32, whose product MAVPKRKMSRSNTRHRRSQWKAAVPTLVACERCHEPKQQHIACPSCGTYNKRQVLEV is encoded by the coding sequence GTGGCTGTTCCGAAGCGGAAGATGTCGCGCAGCAACACGCGCCACCGCCGGTCGCAGTGGAAGGCTGCGGTCCCCACCCTGGTTGCGTGCGAGCGCTGTCACGAGCCCAAGCAGCAGCACATCGCGTGCCCGTCTTGCGGCACCTACAACAAGCGCCAGGTCCTCGAGGTCTGA
- a CDS encoding YceD family protein: protein MALNARLDHRNPLVFDTHELGRRPGALQRLTRSIEAPGDLGIQGVIGVPEGAPVELGLRLESVMEGVLVTGTARATAEGECVRCLEPLERELVAEYQEMFSYHDADDRGRVKAEPGDDAEDNEDRLFIEDGMFDLETVLRDAVVLALPMQPVCQDDCPGLCSECGARLADDPDHHHDAVDIRWAALQGLAGSLEDGEKDEMSGAEPGVDEKQEK, encoded by the coding sequence ATGGCTCTGAACGCCCGCCTCGACCACCGCAATCCCCTCGTGTTCGACACACACGAGCTGGGACGGAGGCCGGGCGCGCTGCAGCGCCTGACCCGCTCGATCGAGGCGCCCGGGGACCTCGGGATCCAGGGAGTCATCGGAGTGCCGGAAGGCGCCCCGGTGGAACTCGGACTCCGGCTCGAGTCGGTCATGGAAGGGGTGCTCGTCACCGGCACCGCCCGTGCGACGGCCGAGGGGGAGTGCGTAAGGTGTCTGGAGCCGCTCGAGCGGGAGCTCGTCGCGGAGTACCAGGAGATGTTCTCGTACCATGACGCCGACGACCGGGGCCGCGTGAAGGCGGAACCGGGGGACGACGCCGAGGACAACGAGGACAGGCTTTTCATCGAGGACGGCATGTTCGACCTCGAGACCGTGCTGCGCGATGCGGTGGTGCTCGCACTGCCGATGCAGCCGGTGTGCCAGGACGACTGCCCCGGCCTGTGCTCCGAATGCGGAGCCCGGCTCGCGGACGACCCGGACCACCACCACGACGCCGTCGACATCCGTTGGGCGGCACTGCAGGGACTCGCCGGTTCACTCGAAGATGGCGAGAAGGACGAGATGAGCGGCGCCGAACCGGGCGTCGACGAGAAGCAGGAGAAGTAG
- a CDS encoding cell division initiation protein: MDVQKKLDEIVDLVSGARSMPMSASCVVNRAELLSMLEEVRAALPDSLAQAQELIGGREQMVEQARQEAERIIEGAHAERGSLVSGTEVARRSQSEADRILTEARKEAEEVRAEADDYVDSKLANFEVVLTKTLGSVGRGREKLLGTGPGLDEQGYEDEDALERSHDPETLRRSADAYVDVKLGAFEAVLAKTLEAVGRGRQTLHGRIASDDLGALSEDMTTVQHSSDADYLADLAAMSDAPAQRPARPQQTVPDQPQQAPLAAQQDYAQQQQAYGYEQQNQQPDPYGGYQQQYGGGQDPYGYPQQSAGLQADPYAAYQGYGTPQQPAYDPGQGRQDYAPQQQNPAVLDETSLFDTSMISAEQLRAYEQGRGNG, encoded by the coding sequence GTGGACGTGCAGAAGAAGCTGGACGAGATCGTCGACCTGGTCTCCGGGGCCCGGTCGATGCCCATGTCGGCCTCGTGCGTGGTCAATCGCGCCGAACTGCTCTCGATGCTCGAAGAGGTGCGCGCGGCGCTGCCCGACTCCCTCGCCCAGGCCCAGGAACTCATCGGGGGCCGCGAGCAGATGGTCGAGCAGGCCCGCCAGGAGGCCGAGCGGATCATCGAGGGCGCGCACGCCGAACGCGGCTCCCTGGTCTCCGGCACCGAGGTCGCCCGCCGCTCCCAGTCCGAGGCCGACCGGATTCTCACCGAGGCCCGCAAGGAGGCCGAAGAGGTCCGTGCCGAGGCCGACGACTACGTCGACTCCAAGCTCGCCAACTTCGAGGTCGTCCTCACCAAGACTCTCGGCTCCGTCGGCCGCGGCCGCGAGAAGCTGCTCGGCACCGGCCCCGGACTCGACGAGCAGGGCTACGAGGACGAGGACGCCCTCGAGCGCAGCCACGACCCGGAGACCCTGCGCCGTAGTGCCGACGCATACGTCGACGTCAAGCTCGGCGCCTTCGAGGCGGTCCTCGCCAAGACCCTGGAGGCGGTCGGCCGGGGCCGCCAGACCCTGCACGGCCGGATCGCCAGCGACGACCTCGGTGCCCTCTCCGAGGACATGACGACGGTCCAGCACTCCAGCGACGCCGACTACCTCGCCGACCTCGCGGCCATGTCGGACGCCCCGGCCCAGCGGCCCGCCCGGCCCCAGCAGACCGTGCCCGACCAGCCCCAGCAGGCTCCGCTGGCCGCACAGCAGGACTACGCCCAGCAGCAACAGGCGTACGGCTACGAGCAGCAGAACCAGCAGCCCGATCCGTACGGCGGCTACCAGCAGCAGTACGGCGGGGGGCAGGACCCGTACGGCTATCCGCAGCAGTCCGCCGGCCTGCAGGCCGACCCGTACGCCGCCTACCAGGGCTACGGGACGCCGCAGCAGCCGGCCTACGACCCCGGCCAGGGCCGGCAGGACTACGCCCCGCAGCAGCAGAACCCGGCCGTCCTCGACGAGACCAGTCTCTTCGACACCAGCATGATCAGCGCCGAGCAGCTGCGCGCCTACGAACAGGGCCGCGGCAACGGCTGA
- the coaD gene encoding pantetheine-phosphate adenylyltransferase, with protein sequence MRRAVCPGSFDPITNGHLDIIARASSLYDEVYVAVMINQSKKGLFKVEERIDLIGRVTAEYGNVRVEAFHGLLVDFCKQRGIPAIVKGLRAVSDFDYELQMAQMNNGLSGVETLFIPTNPTYSFLSSSLVKEVATWGGDVSHLVPPEVLSVLSERLRKD encoded by the coding sequence GTGCGCCGCGCCGTCTGTCCCGGGTCGTTCGACCCGATCACCAACGGACATCTCGACATCATCGCCCGAGCCTCGAGTCTCTACGACGAGGTCTACGTCGCGGTGATGATCAACCAGTCCAAGAAGGGCCTCTTCAAGGTCGAGGAGCGGATCGACCTGATCGGCCGGGTCACCGCCGAGTACGGGAACGTCCGGGTCGAGGCCTTCCACGGCCTGCTCGTCGACTTCTGCAAGCAGCGCGGCATTCCCGCGATCGTCAAGGGCCTGCGCGCGGTCAGCGACTTCGACTACGAGCTGCAGATGGCCCAGATGAACAACGGCCTCTCGGGCGTGGAGACCCTCTTCATCCCCACCAACCCCACCTACAGCTTCCTGTCGTCCTCCCTGGTCAAGGAGGTCGCCACCTGGGGCGGCGACGTCTCTCACCTGGTGCCCCCGGAGGTCCTCTCCGTCCTCTCCGAGCGCCTCCGCAAGGACTGA
- the rsmD gene encoding 16S rRNA (guanine(966)-N(2))-methyltransferase RsmD, protein MTRVIAGLAGGRRLGVPPGNGTRPTSDRAREGLFSTWQALLGGPLHGERVLDLYAGSGAVGLEALSRGAGHSLLVEADTRAVRTVRDNVKALGLPGAEVRPGKVEQVVRTPPPAEPYDVVFLDPPYAVSDDDLREILLTLRTGGWLADEALVTVERSTRGGEFAWPSGFEALRSRRYGEGTFWYGRAAAPCEDAQ, encoded by the coding sequence ATGACCCGCGTGATCGCCGGCCTGGCCGGCGGACGCCGCCTGGGCGTACCGCCGGGCAACGGCACCCGCCCCACCTCCGACCGGGCGCGCGAAGGACTGTTCTCCACCTGGCAGGCCCTCCTCGGCGGCCCGCTGCACGGCGAGCGCGTCCTCGACCTGTACGCCGGTTCCGGTGCCGTCGGTCTGGAGGCCCTGTCCCGGGGAGCGGGGCACAGCCTCCTCGTCGAGGCCGACACCCGGGCCGTCCGCACCGTCCGGGACAACGTCAAGGCACTCGGGCTGCCCGGCGCCGAGGTCAGACCGGGCAAAGTGGAACAGGTCGTCCGCACGCCCCCGCCGGCCGAGCCGTACGACGTCGTCTTCCTCGACCCCCCGTACGCCGTCTCCGACGACGATCTGCGCGAGATCCTGCTCACACTCCGTACCGGGGGCTGGCTCGCCGACGAAGCCCTCGTCACCGTGGAGCGCAGCACCAGAGGCGGGGAGTTCGCGTGGCCGTCCGGCTTCGAAGCTCTCCGGTCCCGTCGTTACGGCGAGGGAACGTTTTGGTACGGTCGCGCCGCCGCTCCGTGCGAAGACGCACAATGA
- the recG gene encoding ATP-dependent DNA helicase RecG: protein MDPVPALQEPLQEPSREPLQQPLKSVLGPPTAKVMAEHLGLHTVGDLLHHYPRRYEERGQLTHLADLPMDEHATVVAQVADARLHTFASAKAPRGKGQRLEVTITDGSGRLQLVFFGHGVHKPHKELLPGTRAMFAGKVSVFNRRLQLAHPAYELLRGDPEESVEAWAGSLIPIYPATAKLESWKIGKALQTVLPRAQDAVDPLPGPLREGRGLVPLPEALLKIHRPHTRADIEDARARLKWDEAFVLQVALARRRHADGLLPAVARRPRPDGLLAAFDDRLPFTLTDGQRKVSEEIFDDLGTEHPMHRLLQGEVGSGKTLVALRAMLAVVDAGGQAAMLAPTEVLAQQHHRSVTEMMGELAEGGMLGGAENATKVVLLTGSMGAASRRQALLDLVTGEAGLVIGTHALIEDKVQFHDLGLVVVDEQHRFGVEQRDALRGKGKQPPHLLVMTATPIPRTVAMTVFGDLETSVLDQLPAGRSPIASHVVPAADKPHFLARAWERVREEAGNGHQAYVVCPRIGDEEDDPKKAGKKKPGSPGDDAEKRPPLAVLDVAGHLARGPLSGLRVEVLHGRMQPDDKDAVMRRFAAGETDVLVATTVIEVGVNVPNATVMVITDADRFGVSQLHQLRGRVGRGSAPGLCLLVTEMPEASPARQRLGAVAGTLDGFELSRLDLEQRREGDVLGQAQSGTRSSLRMLAVIDDEEIIAEAREEATAVVATDPELKSLPGLRTALAALLDDEREQYLEKG, encoded by the coding sequence ATGGACCCCGTGCCCGCACTGCAAGAACCGCTGCAAGAACCGTCGCGAGAACCACTGCAACAGCCGCTGAAGTCGGTGCTCGGTCCGCCCACCGCGAAGGTGATGGCCGAACACCTCGGCCTGCACACGGTCGGCGACCTCCTCCACCACTATCCCCGCAGGTACGAGGAGCGCGGCCAGCTCACCCATCTCGCCGACCTCCCCATGGACGAGCACGCCACCGTGGTCGCCCAGGTTGCCGACGCGCGGCTGCACACCTTCGCCTCCGCCAAGGCGCCGCGCGGCAAGGGCCAGCGCCTTGAAGTCACCATCACGGACGGCAGCGGCAGGCTCCAGCTGGTCTTCTTCGGCCACGGCGTCCACAAGCCGCACAAGGAACTCCTGCCGGGCACCCGCGCGATGTTCGCCGGCAAGGTCTCCGTCTTCAACCGTCGCCTCCAACTCGCCCATCCCGCGTACGAGCTGCTGCGGGGCGACCCGGAGGAGAGCGTCGAGGCCTGGGCCGGCTCGCTCATCCCGATCTACCCCGCCACCGCCAAACTGGAGTCCTGGAAGATCGGCAAGGCGCTCCAGACCGTCCTGCCCCGCGCCCAGGACGCCGTGGACCCCCTCCCCGGGCCGCTGCGCGAGGGGCGGGGGCTGGTCCCGCTCCCCGAGGCCCTGCTGAAGATCCACCGCCCGCACACCAGGGCCGACATCGAGGACGCCCGCGCCCGCCTCAAATGGGACGAGGCCTTCGTCCTCCAGGTCGCCCTCGCCCGACGCCGCCACGCCGACGGCCTGCTTCCCGCCGTCGCCCGCAGACCGCGGCCCGACGGCCTGCTCGCCGCCTTCGACGACCGGCTCCCCTTCACGCTCACCGACGGCCAGCGGAAGGTCTCCGAGGAGATCTTCGACGACCTCGGCACCGAACACCCGATGCACCGGCTGCTCCAGGGAGAGGTCGGCAGCGGAAAGACCCTGGTCGCCCTGCGCGCCATGCTCGCCGTCGTCGACGCCGGGGGGCAGGCGGCCATGCTGGCGCCCACCGAGGTGCTCGCCCAGCAGCACCACCGCTCGGTCACCGAGATGATGGGCGAGCTGGCCGAGGGCGGCATGCTGGGCGGGGCGGAGAACGCCACCAAGGTCGTGCTGCTCACCGGCTCCATGGGCGCGGCCTCCCGCCGTCAGGCCCTGCTCGACCTGGTCACCGGCGAGGCCGGCCTCGTCATCGGCACGCACGCGCTGATCGAGGACAAGGTCCAGTTCCACGACCTGGGCCTGGTCGTCGTCGACGAGCAGCACCGGTTCGGCGTCGAACAGCGCGACGCCCTGCGCGGCAAGGGCAAACAGCCCCCGCACCTGCTCGTCATGACCGCCACGCCCATCCCGCGCACCGTCGCGATGACGGTCTTCGGCGACCTGGAGACCTCCGTCCTCGACCAGCTCCCGGCCGGCCGCTCACCCATCGCCAGCCATGTCGTCCCGGCCGCCGACAAACCCCACTTCCTGGCCCGCGCCTGGGAACGGGTCCGCGAGGAGGCCGGCAACGGCCACCAGGCGTACGTGGTCTGCCCGCGCATCGGGGACGAGGAGGACGACCCGAAGAAGGCCGGGAAGAAGAAGCCCGGGTCTCCCGGGGACGACGCCGAGAAGCGTCCGCCGCTCGCCGTCCTCGACGTCGCCGGCCACCTGGCGAGGGGTCCGCTGAGCGGCCTGCGCGTGGAGGTCCTGCACGGCAGGATGCAGCCCGACGACAAGGACGCCGTCATGCGCCGATTCGCCGCAGGGGAGACCGATGTCCTGGTCGCCACCACCGTCATCGAGGTCGGTGTCAACGTCCCCAACGCCACCGTCATGGTGATCACGGACGCGGACCGCTTCGGTGTCTCCCAGCTCCACCAGCTGCGCGGCCGGGTCGGCCGCGGCTCGGCCCCCGGCCTGTGCCTGCTCGTCACCGAGATGCCCGAGGCGAGCCCGGCCCGGCAGCGGCTCGGCGCGGTCGCCGGCACCCTCGACGGCTTCGAGCTCTCCCGCCTCGACCTCGAACAGCGCCGTGAAGGCGACGTCCTGGGCCAGGCCCAGTCGGGCACCCGCTCCAGCCTGCGCATGCTCGCCGTCATCGACGACGAGGAGATCATCGCCGAGGCCCGTGAGGAGGCCACCGCGGTCGTCGCCACCGACCCCGAACTGAAGAGCCTGCCGGGACTGCGTACCGCGCTCGCGGCTCTGCTGGACGACGAGAGGGAGCAGTACCTGGAGAAGGGCTGA